A window from Listeria seeligeri serovar 1/2b str. SLCC3954 encodes these proteins:
- a CDS encoding transcription repressor NadR, whose product MKKILGDKRRQLILKWLKEADAPISGNQLASRTNVSRQVIVQDISLLKAGNEPIMATPQGYIFAEETSFSGERRVIAVKHNKEQAAEELNILVDHGVTVVDVIVDHPIYGEITASLHLKSRFDVEKFIKKLQTTGATMLSGLTDGTHLHTLEADTKEQIDLAILELDKAGFLI is encoded by the coding sequence ATGAAAAAAATACTTGGTGATAAGCGCAGACAATTGATTTTAAAATGGCTAAAAGAAGCAGATGCTCCTATTTCTGGGAATCAGCTTGCCAGTCGGACGAATGTTAGCCGGCAAGTTATTGTTCAAGATATTTCGCTACTCAAAGCGGGAAATGAACCAATTATGGCGACTCCACAAGGATATATTTTTGCCGAGGAAACAAGTTTTTCGGGCGAAAGACGAGTGATTGCTGTGAAACATAATAAAGAACAAGCTGCCGAGGAGTTAAATATTTTAGTGGATCACGGAGTAACAGTAGTTGATGTTATTGTAGACCATCCAATTTATGGAGAAATCACCGCATCACTCCATTTGAAAAGCCGTTTTGATGTCGAAAAATTCATTAAAAAATTACAGACAACTGGCGCAACTATGCTATCTGGTTTGACTGATGGAACACATTTGCACACCCTTGAAGCAGATACAAAAGAACAAATCGATCTAGCAATTCTGGAACTTGATAAAGCCGGATTTTTAATCTAA
- a CDS encoding cysteine desulfurase family protein — translation MIYFDHAGTTQISDAALKVFSEASKEFFANSESLHDSGTKAAALLQKCRESFAEMLKVPARGIIFTSGGTESNQIAIQTVLHTTTKKEVIVSPLEHASIWQQLVALEQDGKCSIKILPVNTNGEVNPDQLTKMISKDTALIIVQHVNSEIGTIQPITELARVAKEAGVHFHSDIVQSFGKIEVDLTNITSFSISAHKIYGPKGAGLLYIRPDFPFQSFLPDVHHEFGFRPGTVNVPAIAAFTTAAYAIMKTREKEVNRISELKRGICEALTDRITVEGGPNTSPFILGLTLPNMQGQEALLALNEADIQISTTSACSLRDTKPSRTLLAIGKTEEEANRFIRLSFGKENELRDSLIFNEEIAKLLRKR, via the coding sequence ATGATTTATTTTGATCATGCGGGAACGACTCAGATAAGTGATGCAGCGCTCAAGGTTTTTAGTGAGGCATCCAAAGAATTCTTTGCTAATTCGGAAAGTTTACATGACTCGGGGACAAAAGCAGCGGCTCTTTTGCAAAAGTGTCGGGAAAGTTTTGCAGAGATGTTAAAAGTTCCAGCACGAGGAATTATTTTTACTAGCGGTGGTACAGAAAGCAATCAAATCGCGATTCAAACTGTACTACATACAACCACAAAAAAAGAAGTTATAGTAAGTCCTCTTGAACACGCCTCGATTTGGCAGCAATTAGTAGCTCTTGAACAGGACGGAAAGTGTAGCATCAAAATATTACCTGTAAATACGAACGGCGAAGTGAACCCAGATCAATTAACCAAAATGATTTCAAAAGATACAGCATTAATAATTGTTCAGCATGTGAATTCGGAAATCGGCACCATTCAACCAATCACAGAATTAGCCCGGGTAGCGAAAGAAGCAGGCGTTCATTTTCATAGCGATATAGTTCAATCTTTTGGGAAAATAGAGGTAGATTTGACGAATATCACAAGCTTTAGCATTTCGGCACACAAAATATACGGGCCAAAAGGAGCGGGATTACTTTATATTAGACCGGATTTTCCGTTTCAATCATTTTTGCCAGATGTGCATCATGAATTCGGTTTTCGACCTGGTACAGTCAACGTTCCAGCAATTGCTGCCTTTACGACTGCTGCCTATGCTATAATGAAAACTAGAGAAAAAGAAGTTAACAGAATAAGCGAACTAAAAAGGGGTATTTGCGAGGCACTTACAGACCGAATTACAGTCGAAGGTGGACCAAATACATCGCCTTTTATTTTGGGATTAACTTTGCCAAATATGCAAGGGCAAGAAGCGTTACTTGCGCTAAATGAAGCTGATATCCAGATTTCAACGACAAGTGCATGCAGTTTACGCGATACAAAACCATCTAGAACATTACTTGCTATTGGAAAAACGGAAGAAGAAGCAAATCGTTTTATCCGGTTGTCTTTTGGAAAAGAAAATGAATTAAGGGATAGTTTGATTTTTAATGAGGAAATCGCAAAATTACTACGAAAAAGGTGA
- the nadB gene encoding L-aspartate oxidase yields the protein MAKERIIIIGSGIAGCIAALRLMQEYDVTIITKGSKEESNSMLAQGGVAAAMTQNDSPKKHFSDTFRAGCYHNKPLAVRELTTSGPIVIQKLIAAGMSFDQENGELALGLEGAHQMPRILHAGGDQTGKFLTTFLQNQLTKINWHEHLMATEIIKDHDQAIGVCALDTKNQLHTFYGEHIILATGGLGQLFPVTTNARTISGDGLALAYIAGAKLADMEFIQFHPTLLYLNGHCYGLISEAVRGEGAKLIRKDGTAVMEGVHPSLDLAPRDVVSATLSQEIEHGESVFLEISTVKHFEKRFPAITASLDKHQVPFRETKRIPVHPGAHFLMGGVRTDLNGKTSISGLYAIGEVAHTGVHGANRLASNSLLETLVFGEKVADYIESHPVKQRNQPVSVSKPKLLQSPHLPEKQKLQEKIGEALGITRTEEKLTEFLSWLESFDTANNSFEEAEISHMLIVAKIIATSAKKRTESLGAHRILKGVIK from the coding sequence ATGGCGAAGGAACGAATTATCATTATCGGGAGCGGCATTGCAGGGTGTATCGCCGCGCTTCGTTTAATGCAGGAATATGATGTGACAATAATCACAAAAGGAAGTAAAGAAGAAAGCAACTCGATGCTTGCTCAAGGAGGCGTCGCAGCTGCAATGACACAAAATGATTCACCAAAAAAACATTTTAGCGATACGTTCCGAGCTGGATGTTATCATAATAAACCACTTGCTGTCAGAGAGCTTACAACATCAGGACCTATAGTCATTCAAAAACTTATCGCAGCAGGAATGAGTTTTGACCAAGAAAATGGCGAACTTGCTTTAGGACTTGAAGGTGCTCATCAAATGCCACGTATCTTGCATGCTGGTGGGGATCAAACGGGAAAGTTCCTGACTACTTTTTTGCAAAATCAACTGACTAAAATCAATTGGCACGAACATCTAATGGCAACCGAGATAATTAAAGATCACGACCAAGCTATTGGAGTTTGCGCTTTAGATACGAAAAATCAGCTACATACCTTTTACGGAGAACACATTATTTTGGCGACGGGTGGGCTGGGGCAACTTTTTCCGGTGACAACGAATGCTAGAACGATATCAGGGGATGGTTTAGCGCTCGCTTATATTGCTGGGGCAAAACTTGCGGATATGGAATTTATTCAATTTCATCCTACTTTGCTTTATTTGAACGGCCATTGCTATGGACTTATTTCTGAAGCAGTTCGCGGCGAAGGGGCAAAACTAATTCGAAAAGACGGAACAGCAGTGATGGAAGGCGTGCATCCGTCGCTTGATCTTGCGCCACGTGATGTCGTTTCCGCGACGCTCTCCCAAGAAATCGAACATGGAGAATCTGTTTTTTTAGAAATATCTACCGTGAAACATTTCGAGAAACGCTTCCCAGCGATTACAGCTAGCTTAGATAAACACCAAGTCCCTTTTCGCGAAACGAAGCGAATTCCCGTTCATCCGGGCGCACATTTTTTGATGGGAGGCGTTCGCACTGACCTTAATGGAAAAACAAGCATCTCAGGATTGTACGCGATTGGTGAAGTCGCACACACAGGCGTACACGGGGCTAATCGGTTAGCAAGCAATTCATTATTAGAAACACTCGTCTTTGGTGAAAAAGTAGCGGACTACATCGAATCACATCCAGTAAAACAACGAAACCAACCAGTATCCGTTTCAAAACCCAAACTTCTCCAAAGCCCCCATCTACCTGAAAAACAAAAGCTCCAAGAAAAAATTGGCGAAGCTCTTGGAATTACACGAACTGAGGAAAAGCTCACAGAATTTCTCAGCTGGTTAGAAAGCTTTGACACGGCAAACAACAGCTTTGAAGAAGCCGAAATAAGCCATATGTTAATCGTTGCAAAAATCATCGCCACAAGCGCCAAAAAACGCACAGAAAGCCTCGGTGCACATCGAATTTTAAAAGGAGTAATCAAATGA